The following proteins come from a genomic window of Paenibacillus sp. CAA11:
- a CDS encoding GT-D fold domain-containing protein, with product MPSEIPFRQPTSPAEKAPPEAELKRLKEHAYREGYREGIFEGGEGIVGKLLPRYTLLPGSTAESLIAAGLKQLPEDHFVKLAGPESVFHILQTAVAESRPLSLIRLGDGELLTLAHEVLIPTEEAVKRGPFLPYAGVELPAPSVRDALLDALRRAHLIGVPESRHPSFQGLLFPLLKHAGLSLRQLPLTTSTINFGLCEAGLMSQLLRGRRILAIGNKAEALAKVLRGAGIEVAGVIASVQGVKDVPMILDRATQVDFDIALVSAGIAAVLICVELAERKGKIALDFGHAADKLGTGELTF from the coding sequence ATGCCGTCTGAAATCCCCTTCCGGCAGCCTACTAGTCCTGCTGAGAAGGCTCCCCCTGAAGCCGAGCTCAAGCGCTTGAAGGAGCACGCCTATCGAGAGGGCTATCGGGAGGGGATCTTTGAAGGGGGAGAGGGGATTGTCGGCAAGCTGCTCCCCCGCTACACCTTGCTGCCCGGCAGCACGGCTGAAAGCTTGATCGCCGCCGGGCTTAAGCAGCTGCCTGAAGATCATTTCGTGAAGCTTGCCGGCCCTGAGTCTGTATTTCACATCCTGCAAACTGCCGTAGCAGAGTCCAGACCCCTATCGCTGATTCGTTTAGGGGATGGCGAGCTGCTCACCTTGGCGCATGAGGTGCTCATTCCGACAGAAGAGGCCGTGAAGCGCGGGCCCTTTCTGCCTTATGCCGGTGTCGAGCTGCCAGCACCTTCGGTTCGTGATGCGCTCCTAGACGCATTGCGCCGTGCGCACCTCATCGGCGTTCCGGAATCCCGACATCCTTCCTTTCAAGGCTTGCTCTTTCCCTTACTTAAGCATGCTGGCCTGAGCCTCAGGCAGCTGCCGCTTACCACCTCCACAATTAACTTTGGATTATGTGAGGCTGGTCTGATGAGCCAGCTGCTCAGAGGCCGAAGAATTCTTGCCATTGGAAATAAAGCCGAGGCTTTGGCGAAGGTTCTAAGAGGGGCGGGGATTGAGGTTGCTGGGGTCATTGCCTCTGTGCAGGGGGTCAAAGATGTACCGATGATTCTAGACCGTGCAACACAGGTAGACTTCGACATCGCCTTGGTCTCGGCAGGAATCGCAGCTGTTCTTATCTGCGTTGAACTTGCTGAACGAAAGGGGAAGATCGCCCTGGATTTCGGCCATGCTGCCGACAAGCTGGGTACGGGGGAACTGACCTTCTAA
- a CDS encoding glycosyltransferase family 4 protein has protein sequence MDYRANLLLFSHVGNTKSITGAEKLVLLLARRLSRYFCCTLVVPKEGELTRRARYAGIRTIVHDYPGVYSMYNPSPLLQAELEELRGSPILNSLCQLLEREQADLLLVNSCVNVLPALAGKERGVPVIWNINERITETNFTAQAIELIHSCSSRIIGVSSTVLERFSGQEFTDKVGLLPPSWEPEEYQPVYWPLLREHKRKELGVKKDQKLVGYISSFLIAEKGWAHFVDMALALCADREDVRFLVIGQNNDESYYQACMTKIENAGYRSRFCFIPYLAHVAEAYCAMDLVVIPSLIPEGFGMTAVEAINFGKPVCAYASGGLAEILQACGLQENLAASGNTAELIAKAAHLLSQRHEDMVPMLQQAKEKAAALYGPDSHEEGLRLEVSKWVEALPDRLRMEQQDGGMAVISLRQQGPSGRGRRMTAARRRKRRLAGVHRRRKGLKQKRTPKTRNLRHQGNKAAVHQKQRTASRTLGNTSRSLKRRSGQAARSKKSGGSSKKVEGSPKKAGSSSKSGQFAKGVKR, from the coding sequence ATGGACTATCGAGCAAACCTGTTGCTGTTCTCCCATGTCGGCAACACGAAGAGCATAACGGGGGCGGAGAAGCTGGTTCTGCTTCTCGCCCGAAGGCTATCTCGTTACTTCTGCTGTACGCTGGTGGTACCTAAGGAAGGGGAGTTGACGCGCCGGGCGAGATATGCGGGCATCCGAACGATCGTTCACGATTACCCTGGCGTGTACAGCATGTATAACCCAAGCCCGCTCCTTCAGGCTGAGCTGGAGGAATTGAGAGGCAGTCCTATATTAAATAGCCTTTGTCAGCTGCTTGAGAGGGAGCAGGCGGATCTGTTATTAGTTAATTCCTGTGTGAACGTACTGCCCGCTCTTGCGGGAAAAGAACGAGGGGTTCCAGTGATCTGGAACATTAATGAGAGGATTACCGAGACAAACTTTACGGCCCAAGCCATTGAGCTGATTCATAGCTGCAGCAGCCGAATTATCGGTGTCTCCTCTACCGTATTGGAACGCTTCTCCGGGCAGGAGTTCACGGATAAGGTTGGACTGCTCCCCCCATCGTGGGAGCCTGAAGAGTATCAACCCGTCTACTGGCCTCTTCTGCGCGAGCACAAGCGCAAGGAGCTGGGCGTGAAGAAGGACCAGAAGCTTGTCGGTTACATCTCTTCCTTCCTGATTGCGGAGAAAGGATGGGCGCATTTCGTGGATATGGCGCTTGCACTGTGCGCTGACCGTGAGGATGTTCGCTTTCTTGTTATCGGCCAGAACAATGATGAGAGCTACTATCAGGCCTGTATGACCAAAATCGAAAATGCAGGGTACAGATCCCGGTTCTGCTTTATTCCTTATCTGGCACATGTGGCGGAAGCCTATTGTGCGATGGATCTTGTAGTCATTCCCAGCTTGATTCCCGAGGGCTTCGGCATGACCGCTGTGGAAGCAATCAATTTCGGCAAGCCGGTATGCGCATATGCCTCCGGCGGGCTTGCGGAGATCCTTCAGGCCTGCGGACTGCAGGAGAATCTGGCCGCTTCCGGGAACACGGCCGAGCTCATAGCGAAGGCGGCCCACTTGCTGAGCCAGAGGCATGAGGATATGGTGCCCATGCTGCAGCAAGCCAAGGAGAAGGCGGCAGCTCTTTACGGGCCGGACAGTCATGAAGAAGGGCTTCGCCTGGAGGTATCCAAATGGGTAGAAGCCCTGCCGGATCGCTTGCGCATGGAGCAGCAGGACGGCGGCATGGCTGTGATTTCCCTGCGCCAGCAAGGGCCTTCAGGACGAGGGCGTCGGATGACTGCGGCTCGCAGGCGGAAACGAAGATTGGCGGGAGTTCATCGGAGGCGAAAGGGCCTGAAGCAGAAACGGACGCCTAAGACCCGGAATCTGCGCCATCAAGGAAATAAAGCGGCTGTTCACCAAAAACAGCGAACCGCTTCCAGAACACTCGGTAACACAAGTCGAAGTCTGAAGAGAAGATCCGGGCAAGCAGCCCGCTCTAAGAAGAGCGGGGGCAGCTCCAAAAAAGTTGAGGGCAGCCCCAAAAAGGCTGGAAGCAGTTCGAAGTCCGGGCAATTTGCAAAGGGAGTGAAACGATGA
- a CDS encoding restriction endonuclease subunit S — MSREHAFVNMLDAAAKMQWNVAMMLEAKAVEAEKARNWALNHFHAHSFESHAKQLEQPLGFHEGLVEVIEGLTKMENGLCSNLKTLLASDEGSGEGGMGGMAGMYGGGAGFGEDEK, encoded by the coding sequence TTGAGCAGGGAACACGCCTTCGTGAATATGTTGGATGCTGCTGCCAAGATGCAGTGGAATGTTGCCATGATGCTTGAGGCTAAGGCGGTAGAGGCAGAGAAAGCGCGTAATTGGGCTTTGAACCATTTTCATGCTCATAGCTTTGAAAGCCACGCAAAGCAGCTGGAGCAGCCCCTAGGCTTCCATGAAGGTTTGGTAGAGGTCATAGAAGGGTTAACCAAGATGGAGAATGGACTATGCAGCAATTTAAAGACCCTTCTTGCTTCAGATGAAGGTTCCGGAGAAGGCGGCATGGGAGGTATGGCCGGAATGTATGGGGGCGGCGCGGGGTTTGGAGAAGATGAAAAATGA
- a CDS encoding sugar phosphate nucleotidyltransferase: MKGVILAGGTGTRLLPLTRLLNKHLLPVGKQPMIYYAIASLRQAGITDILIVISKQSAGLYTDFLGSGKEYGVNLTYKIQEGAGGIAEALQLAREVIPEAGRFVVLLGDNLFMDDLTPYLKRFEAQKPGSARVLLKQVKDPRRYGVPVFDEAHPQLIRCIEEKPEQPKSNFCVTGIYMYDDEVFERIAAIAPSARGELEITDVNNLYAQAGKLEYDVLEKWWTDAGTFESLREAAERLREDKP; this comes from the coding sequence GTGAAAGGCGTTATATTGGCAGGCGGTACAGGCACCCGGCTGCTTCCCTTGACCCGGCTGTTAAATAAGCATCTGCTTCCGGTAGGGAAGCAGCCGATGATCTATTACGCAATTGCTTCGCTGAGGCAGGCGGGAATTACGGATATCCTCATCGTGATCAGCAAGCAATCTGCTGGGTTGTATACGGATTTTCTAGGGAGCGGCAAGGAGTATGGCGTTAATTTGACCTACAAGATTCAGGAGGGTGCGGGCGGTATCGCCGAAGCGCTTCAGCTTGCGAGAGAGGTTATTCCTGAAGCGGGCCGATTTGTCGTGCTTCTGGGGGATAATTTGTTTATGGATGATTTGACGCCGTACCTCAAAAGGTTCGAAGCCCAGAAGCCTGGCAGTGCCCGTGTGCTGCTCAAGCAGGTGAAGGACCCCAGGCGCTATGGAGTGCCGGTCTTTGATGAGGCTCATCCGCAGCTGATCCGCTGTATTGAGGAGAAGCCGGAGCAGCCTAAATCAAACTTTTGTGTAACCGGGATATATATGTATGATGACGAGGTATTTGAGCGAATTGCTGCGATCGCACCTTCAGCCAGAGGAGAGCTGGAGATCACCGATGTCAACAATTTATATGCACAGGCCGGGAAATTGGAATATGACGTACTGGAAAAATGGTGGACTGACGCAGGAACCTTCGAATCCTTAAGGGAGGCTGCAGAACGACTGAGGGAGGATAAGCCATGA
- the rfbB gene encoding dTDP-glucose 4,6-dehydratase, which produces MISVLVTGGLGFIGSYFIEYMLNKYPSLRIVNLDAATYAGNPDNAAAFKNHPHYRWIRGDITNETDIAKAFAEKVDAVVHFAAESHVDRSISAPEQFVRTNVLGTLKLLEAARQAGVKKFVHISTDEVYGSLQAEGFFTEDSPLAPNSPYSASKAGSDLMVRSFFQTYGFPAVITRCSNNYGPRQFPEKLIPTVISRALKNEEIPLYGDGMNVRDWLHVHDHCRAVDLVLRLGKPGEVYNIGGHHEVNNRTLVEMILDLLGKSHSLIKQVPDRLGHDRRYAIDPSKIYAELGWKPEIGLKEGLTSTVAWYSQAGEWLYRIESGKYRFI; this is translated from the coding sequence ATGATTTCAGTGCTGGTAACCGGAGGACTCGGCTTTATCGGAAGTTATTTCATTGAATATATGCTGAACAAGTATCCGTCTTTGCGGATTGTCAATCTGGATGCTGCCACTTATGCGGGCAATCCTGACAACGCGGCAGCTTTTAAGAATCATCCGCACTACCGCTGGATTCGCGGGGATATCACGAACGAGACGGATATAGCGAAGGCTTTCGCCGAAAAAGTGGACGCGGTTGTACATTTTGCGGCAGAGTCCCACGTAGACCGCAGCATTTCGGCACCCGAGCAGTTTGTCCGCACCAATGTGCTGGGGACGCTCAAATTGCTGGAAGCTGCCCGTCAGGCCGGTGTCAAAAAGTTCGTACACATTTCGACAGATGAGGTCTATGGCTCCCTTCAAGCTGAAGGCTTCTTCACAGAGGATTCGCCGCTTGCGCCCAACAGCCCCTACTCGGCGAGCAAGGCCGGGTCCGACCTGATGGTGCGTTCTTTCTTCCAAACCTATGGTTTTCCGGCGGTAATTACGCGATGCTCCAACAATTATGGCCCGAGGCAGTTTCCGGAGAAGCTGATCCCTACGGTCATATCCCGTGCTCTGAAAAATGAGGAGATTCCGCTCTACGGGGACGGTATGAACGTGCGGGACTGGCTTCATGTTCACGATCACTGCCGTGCGGTTGATCTTGTTCTCCGGCTCGGAAAGCCGGGAGAGGTCTATAACATTGGGGGCCATCATGAGGTGAACAACCGCACCCTGGTCGAGATGATCTTGGATTTGCTGGGCAAGTCTCATAGTCTGATCAAGCAGGTGCCTGACCGTTTGGGACATGACCGCCGCTACGCTATCGACCCCTCTAAGATCTATGCGGAACTGGGGTGGAAGCCGGAGATTGGTCTGAAGGAGGGGCTTACAAGCACTGTAGCCTGGTACTCACAAGCGGGAGAATGGCTCTACCGTATTGAAAGCGGGAAGTACAGGTTTATATAA
- a CDS encoding glycosyltransferase family 2 protein, whose amino-acid sequence MRKAKLVRGLRTARVKRGKPLRRRLARRIRRKKQLKRRVRLHPNVTRQARKQPSIKQHTLAQQQLAYEAGAADGARDRALVVQKPMSDEDKRRVVEAYQRGLNAWFHQYMVPRPSFADAAQVCLAYRQGYADAAGIKAELQRSVPLPLRGSASVVITVCNEEETIGQLLHELGRLPVREKVVVLNGCTDRSLERAAESPDTIMVSYRERLGHDVGRAIGATLTSGDIVLFLDGDMLVPAEELAAFLYAVDGGADAALNDITPFLPSFPQQDQVTRCKLFLNQALGRPDLQANSLTAVPHALSRKAIATVGSSALGVPPKAQAIAILEGLQVCAPCSVDVIGRNRIRPSNTGMGNQVAKLIVGDHVEALQEAMRRHGRRLLWQTNSRAVLAAERNLSLRSEQSVHHKKRKTDPGGGEP is encoded by the coding sequence TTGAGGAAAGCGAAGCTTGTGCGCGGCCTGCGAACAGCGAGGGTAAAGCGGGGAAAGCCTCTCCGGCGGAGGCTGGCAAGGAGGATTCGCCGGAAGAAACAGCTGAAGCGCAGAGTCCGGCTTCATCCTAATGTGACCAGGCAGGCTAGGAAGCAGCCGTCCATAAAACAGCATACCCTTGCCCAGCAACAGCTTGCCTATGAGGCCGGGGCGGCAGATGGAGCCAGGGACCGGGCGCTGGTTGTCCAGAAGCCCATGAGCGATGAGGACAAACGTCGGGTTGTCGAGGCTTATCAGCGCGGCCTTAACGCTTGGTTTCATCAATACATGGTCCCAAGGCCATCCTTTGCGGATGCTGCTCAGGTATGCCTTGCTTATCGCCAGGGCTATGCCGATGCAGCCGGAATAAAGGCAGAGCTGCAAAGAAGCGTTCCTCTTCCGCTGCGGGGCAGCGCTTCGGTTGTCATTACTGTGTGCAATGAAGAGGAGACCATCGGCCAGCTGCTGCATGAGCTGGGCCGTCTGCCCGTCCGTGAGAAGGTTGTTGTTCTGAATGGCTGTACCGACCGGAGCCTGGAGAGAGCTGCAGAATCACCGGACACGATAATGGTGTCTTACCGAGAGCGCCTCGGGCATGATGTTGGCCGCGCTATAGGGGCCACTCTTACTTCTGGCGATATCGTTCTATTTCTGGATGGGGATATGCTGGTGCCTGCCGAAGAATTAGCGGCGTTCCTATATGCTGTAGACGGAGGCGCAGATGCAGCGCTCAATGACATCACTCCGTTTCTACCAAGCTTTCCCCAGCAGGATCAGGTGACAAGATGCAAGCTCTTCTTAAATCAGGCGCTGGGCCGGCCGGACCTTCAGGCCAATTCACTGACAGCTGTACCGCATGCGCTGTCCAGGAAGGCGATTGCAACCGTAGGCAGTTCGGCCCTAGGGGTGCCCCCTAAGGCCCAGGCGATTGCAATTCTGGAGGGGCTGCAAGTATGCGCTCCCTGCAGTGTTGACGTCATAGGGCGCAACCGAATCCGCCCGAGCAATACAGGAATGGGCAACCAGGTAGCGAAGCTGATTGTCGGAGATCATGTAGAAGCGCTGCAGGAAGCGATGAGAAGACATGGACGCAGACTGCTGTGGCAGACGAATTCAAGGGCAGTTCTGGCGGCTGAACGAAATTTGTCGTTAAGGTCAGAGCAATCAGTTCATCACAAAAAGAGGAAGACGGACCCAGGAGGAGGAGAGCCGTGA
- a CDS encoding glycosyltransferase family 2 protein, with protein MRKRSRLRRRPHRHRKRRNPSSSKPRYHNHPHPIVSVIIPAMNESRTIQGAVAEAFAVHPCSEVIVVANGCTDATAALAKAMGARVLEFEAPLGHDVPRRYGAEAAKGDILLFTDGDMVIPAEDLRPYVSAVFHGVDVALNGYPGPRKQRPVHPVVLAKHVLNVMLARPDLGGASLTAVPHALSWRAARAIGLDALGTPPLAQAAAVMLGLDIKAVHTVAVGRMNRKRRRPGSGDDPLTALVAGDHLEAVGLLTDSLGSRGGFPDLNRLRDKLR; from the coding sequence ATGCGTAAGCGAAGCAGACTCCGGAGGCGGCCGCATCGGCATCGGAAGAGAAGGAATCCCTCCTCCTCCAAGCCCAGATATCATAATCATCCGCATCCGATCGTATCTGTTATCATTCCGGCGATGAACGAAAGCAGGACGATCCAAGGCGCTGTTGCCGAGGCGTTCGCCGTGCATCCCTGCTCCGAAGTTATTGTCGTAGCTAATGGATGCACGGATGCTACAGCGGCTTTGGCCAAGGCGATGGGGGCAAGAGTGTTGGAATTCGAGGCTCCTTTAGGACATGATGTTCCAAGACGCTATGGAGCGGAAGCAGCCAAAGGAGATATCCTGCTGTTTACCGATGGAGATATGGTCATTCCTGCAGAGGATCTAAGGCCTTATGTAAGTGCAGTCTTCCACGGTGTGGATGTAGCTCTGAACGGGTATCCGGGACCGCGCAAACAGCGGCCTGTCCATCCGGTTGTGCTTGCAAAGCATGTGCTGAATGTGATGCTAGCCCGTCCTGATCTGGGCGGTGCCTCCCTTACAGCGGTTCCGCATGCTTTAAGCTGGCGAGCAGCCAGGGCCATCGGCCTTGATGCACTGGGCACACCACCGCTGGCCCAGGCCGCCGCTGTGATGCTTGGCCTCGATATCAAGGCGGTTCACACGGTGGCTGTGGGCCGGATGAATCGCAAGCGCCGGAGGCCTGGCAGCGGGGATGACCCGTTAACGGCGCTCGTTGCAGGAGATCACCTGGAGGCTGTGGGGCTACTGACCGATTCCTTAGGAAGCCGCGGCGGATTTCCCGACCTGAACCGCCTACGGGATAAATTGAGGTGA
- a CDS encoding glycosyltransferase family 2 protein, which produces MAKATKREASYEAGFRAGYERGQQAGRTDFYFPFEGTSIIIPTYNQKEMVLSCLESIEAHTRLPYEIIVVDDASTDGTLQALSSRKIRVAVHARNAGFAASVNTGLMMAKGSTVVLLNNDILVTPRWLDNMLHCLHSGTDIGAVGPVTNYIGGEQQIDVPYREVRDMWTFAAAYNAGDPGKWRETDRLVGFCLLMDRKFAEQTGYLDEGFRTGNFEDDDWGLRVRVQGRRLMIAGDAFIHHFGSVTMKSLAAAQFQQINEDNRSYFAQKWGEPAKLLQKLGVNLNSPCPPRPYQDFYPTHVLLKSSSGCLYWLEDGRRYRVSDIPPKAKQAGKAVRVSQRDLSKMPLQGEKSWRQLPFMKERQEASGLDELQEGDVIALSQEEVCQVYGGQLRPFVTPWAAMAWGFQAKEVQNPKVLTAYSHGLPLLAPNRILAEDL; this is translated from the coding sequence GTGGCAAAGGCGACCAAGCGTGAGGCAAGTTATGAAGCAGGCTTTCGCGCAGGCTATGAACGAGGGCAACAGGCCGGACGGACGGATTTCTACTTTCCCTTTGAGGGAACCAGCATCATAATTCCCACTTATAATCAGAAGGAGATGGTGCTGAGCTGCTTAGAATCCATTGAAGCGCATACCCGGCTTCCTTATGAGATCATTGTGGTTGATGATGCCTCCACAGATGGAACGCTTCAGGCGCTGAGCTCGCGCAAAATCCGCGTTGCGGTCCATGCCCGCAATGCCGGCTTCGCCGCTTCAGTGAATACCGGGCTAATGATGGCCAAAGGGAGTACAGTGGTTCTGCTGAACAACGATATTCTAGTAACGCCCAGGTGGCTGGACAATATGCTGCATTGCCTGCACAGCGGAACAGATATTGGTGCTGTCGGGCCGGTAACGAATTATATTGGCGGTGAGCAGCAGATCGATGTCCCCTACCGGGAAGTTCGGGACATGTGGACCTTTGCCGCCGCCTATAATGCTGGGGACCCGGGCAAATGGCGGGAGACGGACCGGCTTGTGGGTTTCTGTCTGCTGATGGACAGGAAATTCGCTGAACAGACGGGTTATTTGGATGAAGGCTTTCGGACTGGTAATTTTGAGGATGATGATTGGGGATTGCGAGTGAGGGTTCAGGGACGAAGGTTGATGATCGCTGGCGATGCATTTATACATCACTTTGGAAGCGTCACGATGAAGAGCTTGGCTGCTGCACAATTTCAGCAGATCAACGAAGACAACCGGAGCTATTTTGCGCAGAAGTGGGGAGAACCAGCCAAGCTTCTTCAGAAGCTCGGCGTGAACCTGAACAGCCCTTGTCCGCCGCGTCCTTATCAAGATTTTTATCCCACGCATGTGCTGCTCAAGAGCAGCAGCGGCTGTCTATATTGGCTGGAGGACGGGCGGCGCTACCGGGTAAGCGATATTCCGCCGAAGGCGAAGCAAGCCGGCAAGGCTGTACGAGTCTCCCAAAGAGACTTGAGCAAAATGCCTCTTCAAGGAGAGAAGAGCTGGAGGCAGCTGCCCTTCATGAAGGAGAGGCAGGAAGCGAGCGGGCTTGACGAACTTCAGGAAGGAGACGTGATCGCTCTTTCACAGGAGGAGGTCTGTCAGGTGTACGGCGGTCAGCTGCGTCCATTTGTGACGCCATGGGCTGCCATGGCCTGGGGATTTCAGGCTAAAGAGGTCCAAAACCCCAAGGTTCTGACAGCCTACTCCCACGGACTGCCGCTTCTGGCGCCAAACCGTATTCTAGCTGAGGATTTGTAA
- a CDS encoding CgeB family protein, producing the protein MKTVKRPSGSRNAYESGYEEGVRYGGCQAVLERTSAPLPVREKWRVMYVPQGFDAIDRSVIRALREVTAELTVAEPADMLAQAKAWQPDLVLVMNSLHVFPADHLEQIDYLRSVGIRTAVWFVDDPYFSDDTAGIAPHYDVVFTHELSCIPLYRASGASQVHYLPLAADAEIFRPLESKREYRTDVCFIGNAFRNRAALFDALAPSLVGKKVVIAGGHWDRLSRLDLLGPYIRSGWVETDETVRYYNGAKIVINLHRPAGAGQDNRNGRDLSARSINPRTYEISACGTLQITDVREDLSAYYRPGYDLETFSSPEELSQKIEFYLANEPLRLQLAWRGLWTTRTKHSYHERISRLLQIAFGKGDPASI; encoded by the coding sequence TTGAAGACTGTGAAAAGGCCTTCCGGTTCCAGGAATGCATATGAGAGCGGATATGAGGAAGGGGTTCGCTATGGAGGCTGCCAGGCTGTCTTGGAGCGGACCAGCGCCCCGCTTCCTGTGAGGGAAAAGTGGCGGGTCATGTATGTGCCCCAGGGCTTTGATGCCATCGATCGAAGTGTAATTCGAGCCCTAAGGGAGGTGACGGCAGAGCTTACAGTAGCAGAACCTGCAGACATGCTGGCCCAAGCGAAGGCATGGCAGCCTGATCTGGTACTGGTCATGAACTCGCTCCACGTATTTCCCGCTGACCACCTGGAGCAAATCGACTATTTACGCTCCGTAGGTATTCGGACCGCTGTCTGGTTTGTGGATGACCCTTATTTTTCAGATGATACCGCGGGTATAGCTCCTCATTATGATGTGGTCTTTACCCATGAATTGTCGTGTATTCCGCTGTACCGGGCTTCGGGGGCAAGTCAGGTTCATTATTTGCCGCTTGCAGCGGACGCTGAAATCTTCCGTCCTCTAGAGTCTAAGAGAGAATACCGGACAGATGTGTGCTTTATCGGTAATGCGTTCCGCAACCGGGCTGCACTGTTCGATGCGCTGGCGCCTTCTTTGGTAGGAAAAAAAGTCGTGATCGCCGGAGGCCATTGGGACCGTCTGAGCCGGCTCGATTTGCTAGGGCCCTACATCCGCAGCGGCTGGGTTGAGACGGATGAGACCGTTCGCTACTATAACGGAGCCAAAATTGTGATTAATCTGCATCGGCCCGCAGGTGCGGGTCAGGACAATCGCAATGGAAGAGATCTTTCCGCCCGCTCAATTAACCCCCGCACTTATGAAATCAGTGCCTGCGGTACACTGCAGATTACGGATGTGCGGGAAGATCTGTCCGCCTACTATCGACCAGGCTATGATCTCGAGACATTCAGCTCTCCAGAGGAACTGAGTCAAAAAATCGAGTTCTATCTAGCTAACGAGCCTTTGAGGCTGCAGCTTGCCTGGCGCGGTTTATGGACCACAAGAACGAAGCATTCCTACCATGAACGAATTTCACGGCTGCTGCAAATCGCCTTTGGCAAAGGAGATCCAGCATCAATTTGA
- a CDS encoding nucleoside-diphosphate sugar epimerase: MEQKVTDIITHMAHSHQQMARVLDAERQIAVRMAQIIHELPDKQPEFDGIDGMMESAGRINKSLVSYLNVIADLQEAMAENLTHVMSELKSLEDEE, encoded by the coding sequence GTGGAGCAGAAGGTAACCGATATCATCACGCACATGGCTCATTCTCATCAACAAATGGCCCGTGTGCTTGATGCGGAACGCCAAATTGCTGTACGCATGGCGCAGATTATTCATGAGCTGCCGGATAAACAGCCAGAATTCGATGGTATTGACGGTATGATGGAGAGCGCCGGACGGATTAATAAAAGCTTGGTTTCTTACCTGAATGTTATTGCTGATCTTCAGGAAGCTATGGCGGAGAACTTAACTCATGTGATGTCAGAGCTTAAAAGCTTAGAGGATGAGGAGTAA
- a CDS encoding CgeB family protein — protein sequence MYRHRLKKHAAPARKNLPTELEKGREQGYRDGYEEGYLRGRASYIVRKPKPDFPKRQLHVLYVTSGKGYPYSPIDEGIEATLRSLVADVTVTTPVQSVTELVQETRPDMMLVLDGMEMPLETVDSIRSCGVKTAIWLTDDPYYTDRTLEIARHYDYVFTLELNCVNFYRQHGCANVFYLPFGAFTEHYRPTLERSAIRRNISFVGSGYWNRVNFFRPVIGELMNRGLHISGIWWDRLPEASNYPGQVELGKWMEAAETARTYSGSKLVINLHRAHDDEQINNNSLGLEAISPNPRTFEIAASGTLQLVDARTDLSRFYTPGVEIVTFSTQQELLEKVDYYLTHEEERREIALRALERTWSEHTYSHRLNELVSLVME from the coding sequence ATGTACAGACATCGCCTAAAAAAGCATGCGGCGCCTGCCCGCAAAAATCTGCCGACGGAGCTTGAAAAGGGCAGAGAGCAGGGATACCGGGACGGTTATGAGGAGGGTTATCTTCGAGGCCGCGCGAGTTACATTGTTCGGAAGCCCAAGCCAGACTTTCCAAAGCGCCAGCTGCATGTCTTATATGTGACCTCTGGCAAGGGATACCCTTATTCCCCTATCGATGAAGGAATTGAAGCGACCCTGCGCAGCTTGGTTGCTGACGTCACAGTGACCACCCCTGTTCAGTCTGTAACCGAGCTGGTACAGGAGACTAGACCTGATATGATGCTTGTGCTGGATGGAATGGAGATGCCGCTTGAGACGGTGGATTCAATCCGCAGCTGCGGGGTCAAGACGGCGATATGGCTGACAGATGATCCTTACTATACGGACCGAACGTTAGAGATTGCCCGGCATTATGATTATGTTTTCACCCTTGAGCTGAACTGTGTAAATTTTTACCGTCAGCATGGCTGTGCAAATGTATTCTACCTGCCGTTCGGGGCGTTCACGGAGCACTATAGACCGACACTGGAACGCTCAGCTATCCGCAGAAATATCAGCTTTGTCGGTTCTGGATACTGGAACAGAGTCAACTTCTTCCGCCCTGTCATTGGCGAGCTGATGAACCGGGGGCTTCATATCAGCGGGATCTGGTGGGATCGTCTTCCCGAAGCTTCGAATTACCCTGGACAGGTGGAGTTGGGCAAGTGGATGGAAGCTGCGGAGACGGCCAGAACTTACAGCGGCAGCAAGCTTGTGATAAATCTGCACCGGGCGCACGATGATGAGCAGATTAACAACAATTCCTTAGGACTAGAAGCGATATCTCCCAATCCGCGTACTTTTGAAATTGCCGCGTCCGGCACGCTTCAATTGGTCGATGCACGAACTGACCTTTCCCGGTTCTATACCCCTGGAGTAGAAATTGTGACCTTCAGCACGCAGCAGGAGCTGCTGGAGAAGGTGGACTATTATTTGACCCATGAGGAAGAGCGCCGGGAAATCGCCTTGCGGGCACTCGAGCGGACTTGGAGCGAGCACACGTACAGCCATAGGCTGAACGAGCTGGTCAGCCTTGTCATGGAGTAA